The window TGTTTATGACAACTCGATAATGGTGTCCATTTTATTAACAAAGGGGATACTGAAAATACTGTACATCCTATTGTAATACTTGTTGTAATACAGTGTCCCAAAAGGGCACCATACTGCCAAAGATTatgctaaaatgtattaaaaagtgTCCAAAGTTTAAATCATCCACGCATAATAAAGTGTGATAGATGTTAACCTATTAGTCAAGAGTGTAGAGTGTAAACAGTCACGAGACACACACTTCCGGTGGATACATCACTCCAGGCTCTCCTGTCTTCAAGGCATCGATGTTCGGGCCTACTCTCCCCTGGACTGAGTTCGAATGCTGAAAGGATGGATGACTCAAATCCACTTGCTTTCAGTCCATCACATCTGTGTCAAATAGCTAAGGATGAAATATTATTAATTCGCTCTAAaaaaaagtttggggacccccccccccccaatcattTTACTGGCACACTGAGTCACTGACACAACTGAAAATGTCATAAGGAATGTAGACCTACACAATTATATCTCTAGTGGCCTGTTTTCGAGTGTGATGAGATGACACTGTACATGAACAAGGAAGTGCAAAGCACGTACTGTGCCTATGCAAAATATATTTGGGTTAAGGTCATTCTAAGCCTCACACTGGTTTACAAAGGCAAACCAAAATACCCTAATGCCTGGGGCTCCATGAGAGAAGCATTGTGCAACTTTTAACCTGATTTAGCATCTGATAGCAGGCTTCACAGAGTCCACGGTGTCCATTGTCAAAATGCACTGTCTTGTTGCTTTTTGTCAAAATCAAGTAATCAAAATGTTCATTGAAATTAATGATAAGAGTACACAGTTCATTCATATATAACTTTCATGTAATTTCTTTTTTGTTACCAAACTTCAACAAGGGTAGCATATAGTGATAGGAAATACAGTTTATTCGTTTTACACAGTTCTAGAAACGTAACTCTCCACTGTCGCTGTTCTTTGACTCGCCGTCGCTGTAGCATTCTGTCATCTTTGGCACGGGCGCACGGCTGCGCATCTCTCCAGCTGACATTTCAACTATCCCACCACCACTGGACACGTTGACATCCAACATACTCTGCAAGTGTTTTATGTAGTATATTGCAGCACGCAGTGTCTCCACTTTGCTGAGTCTTTTGTCCTCGAACTCTTGGGGAAGATGCTCCCGGAGCCGTGCGTAACCCTCGTTTACACAGCGCACCCGCTGCCGTTCCCTTTCGTTCCTTTTTCGAATGAACGCTGGTTCGAATGAATAGTCATATACACCGATGTGCCTGTGGAATGGGAAATATGAGAGACTCCCTGCGAATCTCTGACCGTACACAGGATCCAGGTAGGTTGTTGTGTTCAGGGGAAAGGGAAGTCCAAGCGTGTCCTTGTAATGCGCTATCTGGTGATTCATGGAGAGGCCGAACGCTATGGGTTGGACATATGGGATGCGCTCATATAATCCCTTCTTCTGTTCCGACATCTCTCTGCAAAGAAAAAACTAATTTAGGGTTGAATTATACTTATGATATAGGCTATTCATTATAACACAGTGCTATTTGATTAGCCTGTAAACATGGAAAGTATGAAGCTCATCCAACCCATGGTTGTATTGGAAATTATAGGCTATTTCTAACTTTCATGCGTCTTCATTTTCCCAACACCCAAAAGCATTCGAAATTACAGTGTAAAATCCATGGCACAAACCAGAACATTTCCATTAATTCCACAATTGAATTCATGACCTGAGCTTACCTCCTCACAGAGTCTTCATAATCATCTCTCATCGTGCGTTATCGCCTTTCCCCGTTTATGTTTGTCTATTGAAGTATGCAGCTGAAATTGTAACCTGTTAGAAAGAAAGTTGTCACATCCCCATTCCCTCTGTCTGTGACAATCTCTAGTTTTTGTTGGTTATCATGCCAGGTGGGTGTGATCCTATTCTGGGCGGGGAGAACGGGATAGCAACACATTCTCtcaaaacaaaactacagtatGCTATGTATATGAGTAGACATGTATTACTGAACAAAATTGAATAATTGGGGATATACTTTTAACAGCAACACGATAGGGATAGTGGGGACAACGGGAGATAGAACTGTCAAACAAAAGCCATGTCTAATTTGCATATTGAATAAGCATCTAAGTCAATTCGCTTAAGTTACGTTTACAAAGTTGTTGAACTGTGTAGCCTGAAACATTTGTTTTGTTAGGGTCcgtgataaaataaaataaaacagagaGGCTTTGGCAAATGACCTCAGATCAGATGTTTGTCCTGCAGCGCTGCATCTTGCTTGCGCATGCTCAGTGTGTCACGCTGTCATGGACCCGGAGAGGAAGCCTTTTGGTATGTTAGCTTTTGTTTTCTTAAAATGTTCACTTACTGTATGCTAAAACAATGTATATCTATTGCATGGATATATAACATCACAGCATTGTCTTTGAATCGTCAACTTGAGCTATACGCTCTAATAGGGATCGTAAGGTTTGTTAGATCAAATTGTTAGTTTTTCTTGATTCTCGtcaactagctaacgttactgttCGCTAGCTATTCTTAGCAAGCTAGATAGATAAATAGCCAGCTAACTACAATGTATTCATGTggcttaaaggtgcaatatgcagaaatcgttTCTCATTTtcctaatagtttgcctaatttaagTTTGTGTCTAAACAAACAATGGATAGTGTAGATAATACTTTTTTTCATTAAACCAATAATTATTTTGtattgaagctggtgtacaaaaccgaaagttaCACTTGCTTTCAACGAGAAAGACTGATCTATaagtcacatttctatgtgaatttggtcaggtcgcccacAAGTTAGCTTACATATTGCATATTTTGTTGATAGGGTCTCGGGTCAGTGGCTCTGATTTGGACTGTAACCTGTTCTATGAAAGAGATATCTTGCTGTTAGATAGCTAACTCATGCATTGTGTCATATTTTGCAACATATTTTGGTGAATGTGACATGAAGAAAATTGATGATTGATCTCTATCCTCTCCAGCCGGCAGAATGCACACATTTCACACTATCTTGGATGAGCACACACTACCGAAGTCAGGTATCCAAGCACTGTGATAGACTTTCCACACACATttcatgttttttgtttgtttgttgtcagCCTCAAATGGGATATTACACAGCTTTTTCTAACACCTTTGACTTTTGTTGATTCCTCTCCAGAATGAATGACATGAACCTCAGCCCTGTTGGGATGGACCAGTTAAGTGTGCCCTCTGTGAGTGCCAGTCATCTGGGTCTACCCACCTCCCCAACACACAACCCCATCACTACAACAGGTAAAACACATTCACTTATCTGGTGAAACTATATTTTCTTCATTTGTTTACATATTTATTGCAAATATAGTTGTTGATACAATGATCAATACATACATTTTCTTCAGGCATGTCTGTGGCTATACCCAGCCTGGGGCCCTCTCTTGGgtctctgccctctgctctgtcGCTCATGCTGCCAATGGGTCCTCTTGGTGACCGAGGGGTCATGTGTGGCCTTCCAGAGAGGAACTACTCATTACCTCCTCCCCCCTACCCACACTTGGAGAGTAGCTACTTCAGACACATACTGCCAGGTAGGGCGAAGCACTTCTCTTCACCACGGTATGTAACCTCCATTGTATCTCTCATGGATATCTTAAGGATTCATGATATTACACCATGACACCTTAGCTGATCTATTTGTACGTGGATTGGACAtgatttctctttctctctatcaagGTATCCTGTCTTACCTGGCAGACCGGCCTCCCCCTCAGTACATTCACCCCAGCAGTCTAAACATGGATGggactctctctgtgtccagccaGAACCCCTCAGGGCTGGACCCTTACAATGGCCCTGGAGGGCCTCTTGAACAAGGCCTGGTGTCCCTGGACTCCCGTCAGGTTGGTGGCCAGGGAGACCTCCACCAGGGTGGGGGCCACGAGGTGCAGCTGGACTCCACAGGGCTGAACATGGAGTCCCGGGTCAGCAGCCCCATGTCCCCAGACAGGATGGGAGAGGACCTGGCCAACATGGAGGGGGTGGTGGGGGCTGAGAACCAGCAGCAGCTGGGAGGGAGAGGCCAGAACCATGAGGGCCTGGGAAGAGTTGAGTCCTCTGGGGGTGTGATGCCCCTGCACGGGCCTGGCCTGGAGCTTCCTGTGGGGATGGAGCCAGAGCACCTAGGGGGCCGGGTGGGGAATTCAGGGGGAGGCGGTCTGGGGGAGTCTTTACACAGCTCAGGGGAGCTGAACTCTGGGGTGGTGAGTGTGGTTCTCAACCAGTCCCAGCTGGAGCCTGTGTCCCTCCATGGTCATTCGGGCATGGGCCTAGAGTCGGTGAACGTGTCTCCCATCACGGCAGAGGTGTCCCTGGGGCCAGAGAACAGCCTGTTGCTGGTCAACTCCACCCTGCAGCTGGAGGACTCCACCTCCAACAAGGAGAACATGGTCACTGCCTTCACCATCTGTGAGTAAGAGGGAAGGGTGGCGAACATTTTGCTTTTGTGTTTACTTGTGCTGAGTTATTGCTGGGCCCGGTGGCTCATTTTAGTCTGTAAGGGAAATGTGAGCTTAGTAATGTATGAAGCTACACTagtttactgttgttctgttctcTTGATCCATTGGAAGCCTTTGAACTTCTGATCTGTATATCTTTGTCCTAACTTGTTGTTATACTGTGTTGGAGAACAGGGTGTACGCTGTGTGAGCGGTCGTATCCCTCCGACTGCCCAGAGCACGGCCCAGTCACCTTCATCCCAGACACGCCCATCCAGAGCAGAGCCCGTCTGTCTCTGCCTCGCCCGCTCTGCCTCCGTGTCTCTGTAGCTGATCAGCCTTTAGGTATGGAAACCGCCGTGGAGATGCAAGCCTCAATTAATCAGGGCATGGATTCTtacaaggtgtcaagtgttccTCAGGAATGCTGGCCTGTgtggactccaatgcttcccacagttttttcaagttggctggatgtcctttgggtggtggaccattcttcatgCACACCttaaaact of the Oncorhynchus gorbuscha isolate QuinsamMale2020 ecotype Even-year linkage group LG25, OgorEven_v1.0, whole genome shotgun sequence genome contains:
- the LOC124014132 gene encoding achaete-scute homolog 3-like, with product MRDDYEDSVRREMSEQKKGLYERIPYVQPIAFGLSMNHQIAHYKDTLGLPFPLNTTTYLDPVYGQRFAGSLSYFPFHRHIGVYDYSFEPAFIRKRNERERQRVRCVNEGYARLREHLPQEFEDKRLSKVETLRAAIYYIKHLQSMLDVNVSSGGGIVEMSAGEMRSRAPVPKMTECYSDGESKNSDSGELRF